A segment of the Halovivax limisalsi genome:
TCAGGAGGCGCGGCTCAACGACGAGTTCGTCGAGTACCTCGCCGGCGACGACGGTGCGGCGACCGTCGTCACGTTGGCCCCGCACGGGGGCTACATCGAGTACGGTACGGACTTCGAGGCCAGACGCGTCGCCGAGCAGGCCGACGGGCTCGGCTGGATCTGCGCCGGCTTCAACAGCGGGGGCGGCGCGTTCGATCGGTGGCACGTGACGTCCACCGAGATTCACGCCAATTCCTTCCGGGAGCTGGGCTGTCTCCTCGATCGCGACTTCGAGTGGGCCGTCGCCTTCCACGGCTACACGAACGACTACATCACGGTCTGTGGGACCGCGAGCGAGAGCGAACGCGAGACGGTGGCGAACTCGCTCGGCCAGCGACTGCCGGACGTGTCGATCAAGGTGCCGACAAACGGGGACGGGGATTATCGCGGCGTCTCGCCGGCAAACATCCTCAACCGGGTCGGCGAAATCGGCCGAACGATCCAGATCGAACAACCGTTCGGCGTCAGGGAGACACGGTGGCACCACGTGGCCGACGGCGTCGTCGAAGCGCTCGAAATCCTGACCGATTGATTCGGCGGCGACGCTGGGTTCGGTCCTCGCGGCGCAGCCGTCCGAACGAGCCCGACAGATATCGTGTGGTGTGTTAGTCGGGACCATATATCATCGTGATTTTATGTTCCCCGCCGTCAGAGTCGACGCTATGGCCACGGACGCCAGTGCGGCGAGCGAACCGACGGGCGACGCGCTCGGACGGGCGATGTG
Coding sequences within it:
- a CDS encoding poly-gamma-glutamate hydrolase family protein gives rise to the protein MDPQSSPSRRRASSRSSRRRVLAVGASLLGLSAISTGSGTESDATTSCGPEVRYWQRPVTETDADWSTWSPPSRYCSLPRSLLRTTVLEVGQQVRLRHDESGFESAAYTVASAAHGGAVGLTEGGLDRLGVDENDVVTIASMVVHPIYDSRQEARLNDEFVEYLAGDDGAATVVTLAPHGGYIEYGTDFEARRVAEQADGLGWICAGFNSGGGAFDRWHVTSTEIHANSFRELGCLLDRDFEWAVAFHGYTNDYITVCGTASESERETVANSLGQRLPDVSIKVPTNGDGDYRGVSPANILNRVGEIGRTIQIEQPFGVRETRWHHVADGVVEALEILTD